GATGCAGCCCTGGAAGAGCGTCCGCCGATCGTGACCATCATGGGTCACGTCGACCACGGTAAAACCTCGATCCTGGATGCGATCCGTAAAGCCAAGGTTGCCGCGGGCGAAGCCGGCGGTATCACCCAGCACATCGGTGCTTATACAGTCGAAAAAGACGGTCGCAAGATCGCCTTCCTGGATACCCCGGGTCACGAAGCCTTCTCGGCTATGCGTTCCCGTGGTGCGAAAGTAACCGATATCGTGGTTCTGGTTGTAGCGGCCGACGACGGCGTCATGCCCCAGACCATCGAAGCCATCTCGCATGCTCGTGCGGCGAATGTGCCGATCATTGTTGCCATCAACAAGATCGACAAGCCGAACAAGAACCTCGATCGCGTCTATCGCGAACTCGCGGATCAGGGCATCCAGTCGGAAGAGTGGGGCGGTGAGACACAGTATGTGAAAGTCTCGGCTCTGCAGGGTATCGGCATTGATGACCTCCTGGATGCGATTGTCCTTCAGGCGGAAGTCCTCGAACTCAAATCGCCGATCGACGTCCCAGCTTCGGGTGTTGTGGTGGAAGCCCACCTCGACAAGGGTCGCGGTCCTGTTGCGACGATGATGATTCAAAAAGGTATGGTTCGTGTCGGTGACTATATTGTGGCTGGTACCACACTGGGGCGCGTCCGCGCCATGCACGATCACACAGGCAAGCGCCTGAAAGAAGCCGGTCCTTCGACTCCTGTCGAGATCGTCGGTCTTTCCGAAGTGCCCATGGCCGGTGATCAGTTCGATATCGTGGAAGATGAAAAAACAGCCAAGGATGTTGCCAGCTGGCGTCGTGATCAGGAGATGAATAAATCGCAGAGCCGTTCTTCGGCTGCGACTCTGGATCAGTTGCTCGCGAAAGCCAAGGTCGCCGATGCTTTGGAAGTGCCAGTCATTATTAAAGCTGACACCATGGGTTCGGTGGAAGCGATTGCTGAAGCGGTGATGAAACTCAACACCGATCGCGTTCGCAACCGTATCGTTCACAAGGCTGTGGGCGGTATCAATGAATCGGACATGTCTTTGGCCGCCACCTCGGGCGCTGTGATTATCGGCTTCAACGTACGGGCCGCTCGCGGTCTCGACGATACGGCTGAAAAACAAGGCGTTCTGATCAAGTACTTCAGCATCATCTACGATATCGTCGATGTTCTGAAGTCGATCATGGCTGGTAAGCTGCCTCCGGTGCAGAAAGAGGTCATCCTCGGTCACGCCGAAGTCCGCGCGACGATCAAGGTTCCGAAAATCGGCCTGATCGCTGGTACTTCGATCCTTGATGGTAAAGTCACCAGAAACTCGCTCTTGCGCCTCGTCCGTAACGATGTGGTCATTTACAGCGGTAAGATCGGTTCGCTCCGCCGCTTTAAAGATGACGTCAAAGAAGTTGTGCAAGGTTACGAGTGCGGTATCGGTATCGAAGGCTACTCCGACATTCGCGAAGGCGATGTGATCGAGGCCTTCATTATCGAAGAACACGCACCCGCGCTGTAATAGAAAAACACGTTTATGGAACCCCTGATTCATCAGGGGACAAGGGCTCAGGACGGCCGCCACTAAATGGCTGTTTTTGAGCCTTTTTTGTTAAGGATAGAAGTTATGAGTCTAAGAACAGAACGCATGGCCGATGAAATCAGGGATATCCTGGCTGCCAACTTCCAAGGCGGTCGGATGAACGATCCCCGTCTGGAATTTGTGACCATCACCGCGGTGAAGATCTCGCCGGATCTGCAGGTGGCCACCGTTTATTTCCGCACCTACGATAGCAGTGCGCCCGAGCGGGCCCAGAAGGGTCTGGAATCGGCGACGAACTATCTGCGCAAGCAACTGAAGGTCCTCGATATCCGCCGGGTTCCTGAGCTTCGCTTCATCTATGACAGCACCCTTGAATCAGCTGAACGCATTGAAGGGATATTGCACAAGATCCACGAGGAAGAATGAAGCTGGAGCCGCGCGTGAATCGTCCCCAAGTTCAAGTCCGCAAGATCGTTCCGATTGATGGTCTCCTGCTGGTGTATAAGCCGGCAGGCATGACCTCGAAGGATGTGACCCGTTGGTTTCAGCAGCGCATCGGCAAGGTGAAGATGGGCCACGTCGGGACCCTCGATCCTTTGGCGGAAGGCCTTCTGCCGCTCCTTTTCGGCAAAGCCACACGCATCCAGGACTTCCTCCTCGCCGGGACCAAAGCCTACGAATTTGATGTGGGTTTTGGTGTCGCCACCGATACCCTTGATGCTGATGGACAAGTCGTGGCGCATGCTCCCAAGGAGCATATTACCGAAGAGCAGTTGCATAAGATCTGCGAATCCATGGTCGGCGACTTCATGCAGGTGCCGCCGATGTATTCCGCGATCAAATTCCAGGGCAAACCCCTTTATGAATATGCGCGCCAGGGTAAGGCCGATCAGGTGCCTTTGCAGCTTTTGCGCAAGATCATTCAGATAGAAGAGCTTCAGTGTCTTCGCTTTGTTGATGGCGTGGGAACCTTCCGAATTCGTTGCTCAAAAGGCACTTACGTAAGGGTCGTGGCCAGCCAGATCGCAGAACAGGCGGGCTCTTTAGGGACTATCACCCGCCTTCTGCGACTCGGCAGCGGTGATCTTTCCTGTGACAAAGCTTTTAAGCTGGACGAGCTCGAAAATAATCTGGAGAATCTGAACCAGTTTATCATCCCTATACAGGACATCAACCTGGCAATCCCGAGCTGGCGTGCTCTGGACACCGCGCTGGTCGAGCGTTTGAAGATGGGGCAGGAAATGCACGTGGAAATGAAGGCCTTTGAAGGCGGGCTCACCCATGATGGCGTGCGGCGCGCAACAATTAGATCGCTTGACCACGTGATTTTAATTGATAACAATGGAAAGTCTTTCGGAATAGGTAGCGCTCAGGTGCTCAATACGGGGCGCATAGCGGTTAGAATGAAGAGAGGACTCGCATGAGCTCACAACTCAAGAATTATCTTTTTACGTCGGAATCTGTCAGCGAAGGTCATCCGGACAAAGTCTGTGACCAAATTAGTGATGCAATCCTGGACGCTTTGCTGGCTCAGGACAAATATTCCCGCGTGGCCTGCGAGTCCTTGGTGAAGACCGGCCTCGTTGTTATCGCTGGTGAAATCACGACCAAAGCCGTCGTCGATTACGCTAAAATCGCCCGCGAAACGATTGACGAAATCGGTTACAACCATGGCGCCCTCGGCTTTGATGCCAAGAGCTGCGGCGTGATCCTTTCGATCGAACAGCAGTCGCCCGACATCTCGATGGGCGTGACTGAGGGTGAAGGCCTGCACGCCGAGCAGGGCGCAGGCGACCAGGGTATGATGTTCGGTTATGCTGTGAACGAGACAGCCGAATTCATGCCGGCGACCATCAGCTATGCGCACCAGCTGCTGTCGAACCTTTCCAAGCACCGCCGTAATAAAACCGTTCCGTTCCTGCGTCCGGACGCCAAGTCCCAGGTGACCGCAGAATACCGTGACGGCAAGCTTTCCCGTATTGATGCTGTTGTGGTTTCGACCCAGCATTCCCCTGAAGTCGCGCACAAGGACCTCGAAGCCTTTGTGATCGAGGAAGTGGTGAAGAAAACCATTCCTGCTCACATGCTCGATTCCAAAACCAAATATCATATCAACCCCACGGGCCGCTTTGTTATCGGCGGACCCCAGGGTGACTGCGGTCTGACCGGCCGTAAGATCATCGTTGATAGCTACGGCGGACACGGCGCGCACGGCGGTGGTGCTTTCTCGGGCAAGGACCCCACGAAAGTCGACCGTTCGGCTGCTTATATGGGCCGTTATATCGCAAAAAATATCGTCGCTGCTGGCGCCGCTGACCAGTGTCTGGTTCAGCTGGCTTATGCGATCGGCGTCGCGGAACCTGTCAGCGTTTTTGTGAACACCTACGGCACAGGCAAAGTTTCTGAAGAGAAGCTGGCCAACGTGATCCGCGAAGTGTTCCGCTTGACCCCACGCGGAATCACCGAGAGCCTCGACCTTCTGCGTCCTATCTACAAGAAAACCGCTTCCTATGGCCACTTTGGTCGCGACATCTTCCCCTGGGAACGTCTCGACAAAGTCGACGCCATCAAAGCCTGCTTGAAATAGAGCCCGGACAGGCCCTGCAGAAGCAGGGCCTTTTCGTATCCTCTTTACGATTCCCAAGCGCCCTACCGCCAGTTATAGTGGTGGGTATGAAGCAAAAATTTCAGCGTCAAAAGCAAAGGCTCATCCTGATCAACAGGGACTTTCAGTTCCGTTATACAGGTGCGGCTGTATTGGTAGGTCTTCTCTCCACAGGTCTGACCACGAGTGTGATCCTCTATCCGCTCTTTCAATTCGAAATCCTCCGCATTCCGCGCTTCCTTCCCTGGCCTATCCTGGGTGTGATGGCGATGGCTGCACTTTTGAATATTCTCCTGGTCGGATTTATGGGAATTTTGATAACGCATCGGCTGGCCGGACCCATGTATTCGTTGGTCAGGCAGTTTCGTCGCGTCGAGGAAGGCCGTTGGTACGGCCAGATGAAAATTCGCGACGGTGATGACATGCGTTATGTCGTGCGGAATTTCAACGCCATGGTGGATGCCATCAACAAGCAGACCCAGATGGATTTTGAAAAGCTGCGCCATGTCCGGGAGCTTTTGGTTTCGACGGGAATGAATGAGAGTGAGCGGATCGCCAAGGCCCTGCTTGAACTCAAATCCGTTGATGAAAAAATGCGCGAGCGTTTGCATGCTGAATCCGAGCATGATATCGAAGCCGAAACGGAACCTCCCACCCGTTTGCACTGAACTTCTTTCCTGGATTGACTCATGTATATAGAACGACTGACCGGAACCTTTTGCGCCAGTCTTCCAACCGGCATCATCCTGGACGTGCAGGGTGTCGGTTACGGTCTGGAATTGCCGCTTTCCACCCTCTGCCAGCTGCCCATGGTGGGCTCGAAGATTTCCCTTTGGATCTACACTTACGTGCGCGAGGATGCGATTCGCCTCTTCGGCTTTCGTAGCTATGAAGACCGTCAGGCCTTTGAAATCCTCCTGAGCCTGAGCGGTGTCGGCCCGAAGGTGGCTCTGGCCATTCTCTCGACGCTCACTGTGAATGCCATTGACCTTGCAGTCACCCATGATGAAGTGAAAGTGTTCGAAAGCGTTCCGGGTGTCGGTCCACGCCTTGCGGAAAAAATCATCGTCGATCTTAGGCCCAAACTCGTGAAGCTGAAATCCGCGCACATGATGGATCTGCGCGATAAGCAGACCCGACTCGATTCCGAGGATCTTGATGGGCCCTTGCCTTTGGATCACGATCACAACTGGCGTGAACGCGAAGACATGACCTTTTCGGATCTCTTTTCAGCCTTGGAAAACCTGGGTTACAAAGACAAAACTATAACGCCGCTGCTCGCCAAGCTCAGAAAGGAATCCGCGCACCTCGCATTTCCTGA
Above is a window of Oligoflexus sp. DNA encoding:
- the metK gene encoding methionine adenosyltransferase → MSSQLKNYLFTSESVSEGHPDKVCDQISDAILDALLAQDKYSRVACESLVKTGLVVIAGEITTKAVVDYAKIARETIDEIGYNHGALGFDAKSCGVILSIEQQSPDISMGVTEGEGLHAEQGAGDQGMMFGYAVNETAEFMPATISYAHQLLSNLSKHRRNKTVPFLRPDAKSQVTAEYRDGKLSRIDAVVVSTQHSPEVAHKDLEAFVIEEVVKKTIPAHMLDSKTKYHINPTGRFVIGGPQGDCGLTGRKIIVDSYGGHGAHGGGAFSGKDPTKVDRSAAYMGRYIAKNIVAAGAADQCLVQLAYAIGVAEPVSVFVNTYGTGKVSEEKLANVIREVFRLTPRGITESLDLLRPIYKKTASYGHFGRDIFPWERLDKVDAIKACLK
- the truB gene encoding tRNA pseudouridine(55) synthase TruB — its product is MNRPQVQVRKIVPIDGLLLVYKPAGMTSKDVTRWFQQRIGKVKMGHVGTLDPLAEGLLPLLFGKATRIQDFLLAGTKAYEFDVGFGVATDTLDADGQVVAHAPKEHITEEQLHKICESMVGDFMQVPPMYSAIKFQGKPLYEYARQGKADQVPLQLLRKIIQIEELQCLRFVDGVGTFRIRCSKGTYVRVVASQIAEQAGSLGTITRLLRLGSGDLSCDKAFKLDELENNLENLNQFIIPIQDINLAIPSWRALDTALVERLKMGQEMHVEMKAFEGGLTHDGVRRATIRSLDHVILIDNNGKSFGIGSAQVLNTGRIAVRMKRGLA
- the ruvA gene encoding Holliday junction branch migration protein RuvA, whose protein sequence is MYIERLTGTFCASLPTGIILDVQGVGYGLELPLSTLCQLPMVGSKISLWIYTYVREDAIRLFGFRSYEDRQAFEILLSLSGVGPKVALAILSTLTVNAIDLAVTHDEVKVFESVPGVGPRLAEKIIVDLRPKLVKLKSAHMMDLRDKQTRLDSEDLDGPLPLDHDHNWREREDMTFSDLFSALENLGYKDKTITPLLAKLRKESAHLAFPDLMRQALKQLSQGALGNTEQKKRETKGAKGRDLGLAENEPF
- the rbfA gene encoding 30S ribosome-binding factor RbfA, producing the protein MSLRTERMADEIRDILAANFQGGRMNDPRLEFVTITAVKISPDLQVATVYFRTYDSSAPERAQKGLESATNYLRKQLKVLDIRRVPELRFIYDSTLESAERIEGILHKIHEEE